From one Lycium ferocissimum isolate CSIRO_LF1 chromosome 5, AGI_CSIRO_Lferr_CH_V1, whole genome shotgun sequence genomic stretch:
- the LOC132057087 gene encoding F-box/LRR-repeat protein 14 isoform X1 has translation MDNLPAELLLDILGRITSTADRNSVSLTCKRFHKLDNVLRISMRVGCGLHPVCDALTALCNRFSNLEKLEIIYSGWMSKLGKQLDDNGLLILSSRCPLLKDLTLSYCTFITDAGLSYLASCLKLTSLKLNFAPRITGCGILSLVAGCKSLSVLHLIRCLNVGSMEWLEYLGKHEMLEDLCIKNCRVIGEGDLIKLGPTWRKLKRLQFEVDANYRYMKLYDRLSVDRWQKQWVPSENMLELSLVNCVISPGRGLACVIGKCKNLEKIHLDMCVGVRDCDIVCLAQKSSNLRSISLRVPSDFSLPLLQNNPLRLTDESLKAVAQNCSLLDTVRLSFSDGEFPSFSSFTLNGILMLIQMCPIRELSLDHVYSFNDVGMQALCSAQYLQILELVRCQEITDEGLQLAGQIPQLCILRLRKCLGVTDDGLKPLVGSYKLELLVVEDCPQISERGVQEAAKSVTFKQDLSWMY, from the coding sequence ATGGATAATTTACCAGCTGAATTACTTTTGGATATTTTGGGAAGGATTACAAGCACTGCTGATAGAAACTCTGTATCCCTAACTTGCAAGCGCTTCCACAAATTGGATAATGTGCTAAGAATATCTATGCGCGTAGGCTGTGGTTTACATCCTGTCTGCGATGCATTAACTGCTCTATGCAACAGATTCTCTAACTTGGAGAAACTGGAAATTATTTACTCTGGTTGGATGTCTAAGTTAGGGAAACAATTGGACGATAACGGCCTTCTCATCCTTTCAAGTCGCTGCCCTCTTCTGAAGGACCTCACATTAAGTTATTGTACTTTCATAACAGATGCTGGTCTCAGTTACTTGGCTTCTTGTTTGAAACTTACATCCTTGAAGTTGAACTTTGCTCCGAGAATTACCGGTTGTGGCATCTTGTCTCTTGTTGCGGGCTGCAAATCCCTCAGTGTTCTTCACCTGATTAGATGTCTGAATGTTGGTAGTATGGAGTGGCTAGAATATCTCGGAAAACATGAAATGCTTGAAGATCTCTGCATCAAGAATTGTAGGGTGATTGGAGAAGGTGATTTGATTAAGCTTGGACCTACTtggagaaaattgaagagactGCAATTTGAGGTTGATGCCAACTACAGATACATGAAGCTTTATGACCGTTTGTCAGTTGACCGGTGGCAAAAGCAATGGGTCCCATCTGAGAACATGCTTGAACTTAGCTTAGTGAACTGTGTTATCAGCCCCGGGAGAGGGCTTGCATGCGTAATAGGGAAGTGCaagaatttggaaaagattCACTTAGACATGTGTGTTGGGGTAAGGGACTGTGACATAGTATGTTTGGCCCAAAAATCAAGCAACCTTCGATCAATCTCTCTCCGGGTCCCATCAGACTTCTCCCTTCCTCTGTTACAGAACAATCCGTTGCGGTTAACAGATGAAAGTCTAAAGGCGGTGGCTCAGAATTGCTCCCTGCTTGATACGGTTAGGTTGTCTTTCTCTGACGGGGAATTCCCCTCGTTTTCTTCCTTTACATTAAATGGAATACTTATGTTAATACAAATGTGTCCAATAAGAGAACTTTCTCTTGACCATGTGTATTCTTTTAATGATGTTGGAATGCAAGCTCTTTGTTCAGCACAATATCTCCAAATCTTGGAACTTGTAAGGTGCCAAGAAATCACGGATGAGGGCTTGCAGCTTGCTGGTCAAATTCCTCAATTGTGTATATTACGGTTGAGGAAGTGTTTGGGAGTGACTGATGATGGGTTAAAGCCTCTTGTTGGGTCTTACAAGTTAGAGTTGTTGGTTGTGGAGGATTGTCCACAGATATCAGAAAGGGGTGTTCAAGAAGCTGCAAAGTCGGTCACCTTCAAGCAAGATTTGTCATGGATGTACTAA
- the LOC132057087 gene encoding F-box/LRR-repeat protein 14 isoform X2 — translation MDNLPGRCPLLKDLTLSYCTFITDAGLSYLASCLKLTSLKLNFAPRITGCGILSLVAGCKSLSVLHLIRCLNVGSMEWLEYLGKHEMLEDLCIKNCRVIGEGDLIKLGPTWRKLKRLQFEVDANYRYMKLYDRLSVDRWQKQWVPSENMLELSLVNCVISPGRGLACVIGKCKNLEKIHLDMCVGVRDCDIVCLAQKSSNLRSISLRVPSDFSLPLLQNNPLRLTDESLKAVAQNCSLLDTVRLSFSDGEFPSFSSFTLNGILMLIQMCPIRELSLDHVYSFNDVGMQALCSAQYLQILELVRCQEITDEGLQLAGQIPQLCILRLRKCLGVTDDGLKPLVGSYKLELLVVEDCPQISERGVQEAAKSVTFKQDLSWMY, via the exons ATGGATAATTTACCAG GTCGCTGCCCTCTTCTGAAGGACCTCACATTAAGTTATTGTACTTTCATAACAGATGCTGGTCTCAGTTACTTGGCTTCTTGTTTGAAACTTACATCCTTGAAGTTGAACTTTGCTCCGAGAATTACCGGTTGTGGCATCTTGTCTCTTGTTGCGGGCTGCAAATCCCTCAGTGTTCTTCACCTGATTAGATGTCTGAATGTTGGTAGTATGGAGTGGCTAGAATATCTCGGAAAACATGAAATGCTTGAAGATCTCTGCATCAAGAATTGTAGGGTGATTGGAGAAGGTGATTTGATTAAGCTTGGACCTACTtggagaaaattgaagagactGCAATTTGAGGTTGATGCCAACTACAGATACATGAAGCTTTATGACCGTTTGTCAGTTGACCGGTGGCAAAAGCAATGGGTCCCATCTGAGAACATGCTTGAACTTAGCTTAGTGAACTGTGTTATCAGCCCCGGGAGAGGGCTTGCATGCGTAATAGGGAAGTGCaagaatttggaaaagattCACTTAGACATGTGTGTTGGGGTAAGGGACTGTGACATAGTATGTTTGGCCCAAAAATCAAGCAACCTTCGATCAATCTCTCTCCGGGTCCCATCAGACTTCTCCCTTCCTCTGTTACAGAACAATCCGTTGCGGTTAACAGATGAAAGTCTAAAGGCGGTGGCTCAGAATTGCTCCCTGCTTGATACGGTTAGGTTGTCTTTCTCTGACGGGGAATTCCCCTCGTTTTCTTCCTTTACATTAAATGGAATACTTATGTTAATACAAATGTGTCCAATAAGAGAACTTTCTCTTGACCATGTGTATTCTTTTAATGATGTTGGAATGCAAGCTCTTTGTTCAGCACAATATCTCCAAATCTTGGAACTTGTAAGGTGCCAAGAAATCACGGATGAGGGCTTGCAGCTTGCTGGTCAAATTCCTCAATTGTGTATATTACGGTTGAGGAAGTGTTTGGGAGTGACTGATGATGGGTTAAAGCCTCTTGTTGGGTCTTACAAGTTAGAGTTGTTGGTTGTGGAGGATTGTCCACAGATATCAGAAAGGGGTGTTCAAGAAGCTGCAAAGTCGGTCACCTTCAAGCAAGATTTGTCATGGATGTACTAA
- the LOC132057089 gene encoding uncharacterized protein LOC132057089 yields MLPLKLVRSLVSGDAIANPTRLVSLPFHQSDHTDHESKFDENIALSSMSSTEKIALMLFVPTRELVKDSYRLATLARDIGMDLFPNPSLSHIIFSWPNTHTNSNSSSPSVSLSWSSASLLSNDAAPLPFPSLATASLSNLRLFANLSKGFFKLVFLKSNHNPFHDISSYSSNNNWDVTTLSLVSKNTGIRIDSMDRFSKSLLGVGWTLFKSKTSSDSRDKHSVVYLYKKLDLNRVHFRWPYENETGICSSPSPSPSPSPGESCRVRELRLPQLDFKNAPLRILQYILLMTDDVFYLT; encoded by the coding sequence ATGCTTCCATTAAAGCTAGTACGTTCGTTGGTTTCAGGAGATGCCATTGCCAATCCCACCCGCCTTGTTAGCTTACCCTTTCATCAGAGTGATCACACTGACCATGAGAGCAAGTTTGATGAAAACATAGCCCTAAGCAGCATGTCTAGCACAGAAAAGATCGCTTTGATGCTCTTCGTTCCGACCAGGGAATTGGTGAAAGATTCATATAGACTGGCCACATTAGCTAGAGATATTGGAATGGATCTTTTCCCAAACCCATCTCTTTCGCACATCATcttctcatggccaaacacacacacaaactcCAATTCTTCATCTCCATCTGTGTCTTTGTCTTGGTCATCGGCTTCCCTCTTATCAAACGATGCTGCTCCGCTTCCCTTTCCATCTCTTGCCACTGCGTCTCTGTCCAACTTGCGCCTCTTCGCTAATCTCTCAAAGGGCTTTTTCAAGttggttttcttgaaatctaATCACAACCCATTTCACGATATCAGTAGCTATTCGAGCAACAATAATTGGGATGTCACAACCCTTTCGTTGGTTTCGAAGAACACTGGGATTAGAATTGATTCTATGGATCGGTTTTCCAAGTCTTTGCTTGGAGTAGGTTGGACACTATTTAAGTCTAAGACGAGCAGTGATTCTAGGGATAAGCATTCAGTTGTATATCTGTATAAGAAGCTAGATTTAAATAGAGTTCATTTTAGATGGCCATATGAAAACGAAACTGGGATTTGTTCAAGTCCGAGTCCAAGTCCGAGTCCAAGTCCGGGTGAATCTTGTAGGGTTAGAGAATTGAGGCTGCCCCAATTGGACTTCAAAAATGCACCTTTGAGGATTTTGCAGTACATTCTTCTGATGACTGATGACGTCTTCTATCTTACATAG